A genomic window from Xenorhabdus cabanillasii includes:
- a CDS encoding rhodanese-like domain-containing protein, protein MLQEIMQFISRNTILSLVWIALLVAVIVLTVKSVFSKSKDITRTQVIHLINKEDAIVVDLRSRDDFRRGHIIGSVNLTPSEIKENNLGELEKHKKQPVIIVSANGLESKTPAENLVKAGFEQVYTLKEGIAGWTGENLPLSRGKK, encoded by the coding sequence ATGCTGCAAGAAATCATGCAATTTATTAGCCGGAACACGATCCTGAGCCTTGTTTGGATCGCCCTGTTGGTGGCTGTCATTGTCCTGACAGTAAAAAGTGTATTCTCCAAGAGTAAAGATATCACTCGCACACAGGTCATCCATTTAATCAATAAGGAAGATGCTATCGTCGTTGATTTACGCTCTCGTGACGATTTCCGCAGAGGGCATATCATTGGTTCTGTTAACCTGACACCATCTGAGATTAAAGAAAATAATCTGGGTGAGTTGGAAAAACATAAAAAACAGCCTGTGATCATTGTTTCAGCGAATGGACTGGAATCTAAAACACCGGCTGAGAATCTGGTGAAAGCAGGCTTTGAACAAGTTTATACCCTGAAAGAGGGAATTGCCGGGTGGACAGGTGAAAACCTACCATTATCCCGAGGCAAGAAATAA